From one Triticum aestivum cultivar Chinese Spring chromosome 4B, IWGSC CS RefSeq v2.1, whole genome shotgun sequence genomic stretch:
- the LOC123093214 gene encoding probable serine/threonine-protein kinase PBL16 gives MGNCWFKGSPYFNRVSSNATKSESPKLQSPSERTEKDDSLLPSNPHEVEALRNDSARKNPLIAFTFEELKRITKNFRQDSVLGGGGFGRVYKGSVTNDLREGLSIEEPLRVAVKVHDGDNSFQGHREWLAEVIFLGQLSHPNLVKLVGYCCEDDHRVLIYELMPLGSVESHLFSRVMLPLPWATRMKIALGAARGLAFLHEAEKPVIYRDFKTSNILLDEEYNAKLSDFGLAKDGPVGDKSHVSTRIMGTYGYAAPEYIMTGHLTAMSDVYSYGVVLLELLTGRKSLDRSRPVREQTLTDWAFPLLAHRKKVLGIVDPRLAADDYPVKAVHKTAMLAYHCLSRNPKARPLMRDIVATLEPLQQQPQPQPELVMEVSPANDSGGGDGVGVR, from the exons ATGGGTAACTGCTGGTTTAAAGGGAGTCCGTACTTCAACAGGGTTTCGTCCAATGCAACAAAGTCAG AATCTCCAAAATTGCAGAGCCCGTCGGAGAGGACCGAGAAGGACGATAGCCTGCTGCCCTCCAACCCACATGAGGTGGAGGCACTGCGCAACGATTCGGCTCGGAAGAACCCTCTGATAGCATTCACGTTCGAGGAGCTCAAGAGGATCACCAAGAACTTCAGGCAGGACTCGGTGCTTGGGGGAGGTGGCTTTGGCCGGGTCTACAAAGGGTCCGTCACCAATGATCTTCGCGAAGGGTTATCGATTGAGGAACCGCTGCGAGTTGCGGTCAAGGTCCATGATGGAGACAACAGCTTCCAAGGCCACAGGGAGTGGCTG GCTGAGGTCATTTTCCTTGGGCAGCTCTCACACCCAAATCTTGTGAAGTTGGTCGGTTATTGTTGCGAAGATGATCACCGGGTTCTCATTTACGAGCTGATGCCCCTAGGGAGTGTGGAATCGCATTTATTTTCGA GGGTAATGCTGCCACTGCCATGGGCCACCAGAATGAAGATCGCACTTGGTGCGGCAAGGGGGCTTGCATTCCTGCACGAAGCTGAGAAGCCAGTCATTTACAGGGACTTCAAGACATCCAACATATTGCTCGACGAG GAGTACAACGCGAAGCTCTCTGACTTCGGGCTGGCGAAAGACGGGCCTGTCGGTGACAAGTCGCACGTCTCGACCCGCATCATGGGCACCTACGGCTACGCTGCCCCGGAGTACATCATGACAG GGCACCTGACGGCGATGAGCGACGTGTACAGCTACGGGGTGGTGCTGCTGGAGCTGCTGACGGGGCGCAAGTCGCTGGACAGGTCGAGGCCGGTGAGGGAGCAGACGCTGACGGACTGGGCCTTCCCGCTGCTGGCGCATAGGAAGAAGGTGCTGGGTATCGTCGACCCCAGGCTCGCCGCTGATGACTACCCCGTCAAGGCCGTGCACAAGACGGCCATGCTCGCCTACCACTGCCTCAGTCGCAACCCCAAGGCCAGGCCGCTCATGCGCGACATCGTCGCCACCCTTGAGCCCCtgcagcagcagccgcagccgcagccagAGCTGGTGATGGAGGTGAGCCCGGCCAACGACTCCGGTGGCGGTGACGGCGTGGGTGTTCGGTGA